The nucleotide sequence AGTACCCGCACTATACCCGCCCGCCGGTGTTCCGCGGCTGGTCTGTGCCCGAGGTACTGCTTTCCGGGGACCACTCCCGAATCGCCGGATGGCGACATGAGCAGTCCATCATACGAACACTGGAACGCCGCCCGGACCTGCTCGACCGGGCAGAGCTATGTGTACGGGACGAAAAGCTAATCGAGAGGTTAAAGCAGCCTCACTAGATACAGGAGTTTAATAAATGGATGCCAGCACGCTAGTCGATGTCAAACCGAACCCCAATATCCCCACACTGGCCCCGGGTGACACCGTGAAAGTCAGTAACAGGGTTGTCGAGGGGGAAAAGGAACGAATCCAGGTATTCCAGGGAGTGGTAATCAGGCTCCGTAACAGCGGACCTGGTTCCAGCTTCACGGTCAGGCGTGTCGCCTACGGAGTGGGCGTCGAGCGCACCTTTCCTCTCCATTCTCCTATGGTGGAGAAGGTCGAGGTAATGCGGCATGGCAAAGTACGCCGGGCAAAGCTGTATTACCTTCGCGGACTCAGCGCCAAGAAAGCGCGTATCAAGGAGAAAAGAACCGCCAAGGAAACACCCCGGAAACAGACCTAGGATTCCGCCACCTTACGAGCTTCCGGTATTCCACGGGGTACAGCATGAGCTATGCCGAGGTTAGCGTTAATTCGCCGATAGCCCAGCGCAGGACGTTCAGCTATTCCATCCCCCAGGGACTCGATGTCAAAGCCGGTCAAGCTGTCTGGGTCCCCTTCGGCGACAAAACACTCCAGGGCATTGTCCTCGAACTGACCGATTATGCCGCGGTAGAAGAAACCCGGGACATAATTGGCACCATTGACCCTCTTCCTCTCCTATCTCCGGCACATATCCTGCTGGCACGGTGGATAAGTAACTACTACCTGTCACCCCTTTTCGACGCCGTGGCCCTGATGCTGCCACCCGGCTTTGAACGAAGAACGTTGACCTATATTTCTCTGACCGGACGGGAATATGACCCCGCCACACTCACACAGCAGCAGAGGTACGTCCTGCAACTGGCAGACCAGCAGGACAGTGTGAGTCTCCGACAACTGGAAAAGGCGCTCGGTAAGAAGAACGCCCAGACGGTGGTCTCACAACTGGTTGGCCGTGGCCTCGTCGCCAGAAGTCACTCACTGGAAAGGGACAGGATAGGACCGAAGCAGGTGCCCTACCTGCGCCTGACTGTTACGCCCGATGAAGCCCGACAAGCCAGACTGAGTATGGGGCGTGCCACGAAACAGGCCGCCCTTCTTGAGTTCCTGGTGGAGAGGCAAGTACCGGTACCCCTGTCTGAGGTGCGGCAGCAGCTAAACATCAGCCGCGCCGTCATCAACATACTGCAAAAAAAAGGACTGGTGATAATAGAGCAGGTCGAGGTCAGACGCCATCCATTTATCCCACAGGGTACTGCCCCCTCCCACACACTGCACCTCACTCCCGCCCAGGAAACCGCTTTCCGTGCCATCCGCTCCAGCCTGACAGCGCCAAACCGCACCTATCCGGAAGTGTTTCTGCTGCACGGGGTTACGGGTAGCGGGAAGACGGAGGTCTACCTGCAAGCCCTGGCAGAGACCGTCAGAAGGGGCAAACGGGGCATCGTACTCGTCCCGGAAATCGCTCTTACCCCGCAAACAATCGAACGCTTTGCCGCACGCTTCCCCAATCGCGTCGCCGTGCTCCACAGCCGACTCTCCCCCGGAGAGCAGTATGACGAGTGGCAGGCGATAAGGAACGGCCAGTTCGATGTCGTTATCGGTCCAAGGAGCGCCCTCTTCGCACCACAACCTGACCTGGGGCTTATCGTCATTGACGAAGAGCACGAATGGACCTACAAGCAGCAGGAGCAGTCGCCGCGCTACCATGTCCGTGACACCGCCATCAAGCTGGCCGAACTGACCGGAGCGACGGCTGTCCTCGGCAGCGCCACTCCCGACGTCGAGACCTTCCACCGTGCTCAGCAGGATGATTACGTTTTGCTGCGCCTTCCCGAGCGCGTCACTCCCGACGGGAGCGCTTCCTTGCCCCGTGTCGAGATAATTGACCTCAGAGAAGAGCTTAAAGCGGGAAACCGCAGCATTTTCAGTGTCGCCCTGTCCGAGGCCATAGAGCGGGTCCTGGCCAATGGAGAACAGGCTATCCTGTTCCT is from Dehalococcoidales bacterium and encodes:
- the priA gene encoding primosomal protein N'; this encodes MSYAEVSVNSPIAQRRTFSYSIPQGLDVKAGQAVWVPFGDKTLQGIVLELTDYAAVEETRDIIGTIDPLPLLSPAHILLARWISNYYLSPLFDAVALMLPPGFERRTLTYISLTGREYDPATLTQQQRYVLQLADQQDSVSLRQLEKALGKKNAQTVVSQLVGRGLVARSHSLERDRIGPKQVPYLRLTVTPDEARQARLSMGRATKQAALLEFLVERQVPVPLSEVRQQLNISRAVINILQKKGLVIIEQVEVRRHPFIPQGTAPSHTLHLTPAQETAFRAIRSSLTAPNRTYPEVFLLHGVTGSGKTEVYLQALAETVRRGKRGIVLVPEIALTPQTIERFAARFPNRVAVLHSRLSPGEQYDEWQAIRNGQFDVVIGPRSALFAPQPDLGLIVIDEEHEWTYKQQEQSPRYHVRDTAIKLAELTGATAVLGSATPDVETFHRAQQDDYVLLRLPERVTPDGSASLPRVEIIDLREELKAGNRSIFSVALSEAIERVLANGEQAILFLNRRGGATSIQCRNCGFVLACQRCETPLSYHLTEDILVCHQCNRRAQVPRTCPRCTSRRIKFLGLGTQRLEREASLAFPDARLLRWDSDVTRRKQSHQEILDRFRNHEADILIGTQMVAKGLDLPNITLVGVVNADTGLNLPDFRAGERTFQLLCQVAGRAGRGTVPGQVIIQTYAPEHYAVQAAAGHDYDLFYETEIAYRRQLRNPPFTQLAGLTYIHTNDAACWREAKHMERRILEERDARGIAGLSLIGPAPAFIHRLRGRFRWQIILRGSELSDFLAQIPIPQGWTVDVDPVGL
- the rplS gene encoding 50S ribosomal protein L19, giving the protein MDASTLVDVKPNPNIPTLAPGDTVKVSNRVVEGEKERIQVFQGVVIRLRNSGPGSSFTVRRVAYGVGVERTFPLHSPMVEKVEVMRHGKVRRAKLYYLRGLSAKKARIKEKRTAKETPRKQT